In candidate division WOR-3 bacterium, the genomic stretch CTGAAAATCCCGGTCCTCAATATCAAGGTGATGTAGTCGCCTGAGAGTGCCTTTCTCGTGCCGATTACTGGGTTAAGACATTTCCCGAATTGCGGTTGTCGTGTCTTGACCTGGGCCAGGATGATTGCGCCAGTCCAGCAGCGCTGGTGTTAAAGGCAAAAAGTCCGGTGCCGCAGCCAATGTAAACCGTGCCATCAGAGCCGATTGCCGGTGCTCCGAGCGAGTTGACAACTGTTGTTCCAATTGGATAGCGCCATTTCAGATTGCCGTCAGGGGTAAACGCACCTTCAACACCATAAATTGTGCCCTCAGAATCAATCGCCAAATCATAGGCTTCCTGAACTAAGCTTGTGCTCTGTTTTTTCCAGCGCACCTCTCCTGAAGGAGAAACAGCATAGAGCCAGCCCCGAGCCGAACTGGTGGCACTGCCAAGATAGACTGTGCCGTCGATGCCGATAACCGGTGTGCCGATACTGATGCAATCGCTGTCTTCAAGAGTGCAGGTCCAGCGCAGGCTGCCATCATCGCTGAACGCAAGGAGATTGCCGGCGTCGTCAATACCGGTGCCGAACACATAAACGGTTCTGTCCGCGCCGATTGCCAGCCGGTCAATCGTGGAGATTGCCGGTGCCATATCAAACGACCATTTCACACTGCCATCAGGATTCAGGGCAATCAGGTCCCGGTCCGCACCGATATAGATTGTGCCATCAGCACCCACTGCGGGAAAGGTGATACAGGAGCCACCGCCAACCTCAACAACCCAGTCAATAACACCTGCTGGCGAAATGGCATAAAGCGATTCCGGTGCATAAACATAGATTGTGCCATTGGCTCCGAGTGCGGGTGTGCCATAGATGGTGGGAAATGTGGGTTTAATCGGTAACCGCCAGTTTATACTGCCGCCGGAGTTAATTGAGTAAAGACAGCCGTCAACAGCAAAAAGATAGATGGTGTTATCCTGCGCCACAACCGGTGAAATTAGAATATTTGAAGGGTGGTACCAGATGGTATCGGGCAAGCCCAGGCGCCATTTGACACTGCCGTCCTGATTGAATGCATAAAGGGTGTCGTTTTCACTGAATGCGTAGATGGTGTTGTCCGGTCCGATTGCCGGTGAAGAAAGAAACGCAGCACTGGTGAACTTCCATCTGATTTCAGGCTCTTTACCCTGCTCCCCGCAGGAAATAACCAAAACGAACAGCGCAGCAAGTCCGATGAGCTTGATATAGTCCTGCATTTTACCTCCCCCTTCTATTTACGAATACCCCTACCTTGCCTTTAACAAATCCCTGATTTCGGTGAGGAGTTTTTCTTCGTTTGAGGGGGCTGGCGGCGCGGGAGGCACCTGTTCTTGCCTCTTCTTGAACATATTCACCGGTTTGACAATCGCAATAAAGATGGCAAACGCAATCACGATGAAATCAATCAGGGTCTGGATGAACTTGCCATAACCCAAAACCACTGCTGGTTTGTCTGCAGTTGCTGCCTTGAGCGTAATGGCAAAATGGGAGAAATCCATCCCGCCTAAGAGCAGACCGATTGGCGGCAGAATCACATCACCCACAAGGGA encodes the following:
- the mscL gene encoding large-conductance mechanosensitive channel protein MscL — protein: MALFKEFKEFALRGNVIDMAVGIIIGAAFGKIVSSLVGDVILPPIGLLLGGMDFSHFAITLKAATADKPAVVLGYGKFIQTLIDFIVIAFAIFIAIVKPVNMFKKRQEQVPPAPPAPSNEEKLLTEIRDLLKAR
- a CDS encoding PQQ-binding-like beta-propeller repeat protein codes for the protein MQDYIKLIGLAALFVLVISCGEQGKEPEIRWKFTSAAFLSSPAIGPDNTIYAFSENDTLYAFNQDGSVKWRLGLPDTIWYHPSNILISPVVAQDNTIYLFAVDGCLYSINSGGSINWRLPIKPTFPTIYGTPALGANGTIYVYAPESLYAISPAGVIDWVVEVGGGSCITFPAVGADGTIYIGADRDLIALNPDGSVKWSFDMAPAISTIDRLAIGADRTVYVFGTGIDDAGNLLAFSDDGSLRWTCTLEDSDCISIGTPVIGIDGTVYLGSATSSARGWLYAVSPSGEVRWKKQSTSLVQEAYDLAIDSEGTIYGVEGAFTPDGNLKWRYPIGTTVVNSLGAPAIGSDGTVYIGCGTGLFAFNTSAAGLAQSSWPRSRHDNRNSGNVLTQ